One part of the Rattus rattus isolate New Zealand chromosome 14, Rrattus_CSIRO_v1, whole genome shotgun sequence genome encodes these proteins:
- the Habp4 gene encoding intracellular hyaluronan-binding protein 4 — MKGALGSPVAAAGAAMQETFGCVVANRFHQLLDDESDPFDILREAEHRRQQQLQRKRRDEAAAASGAGHRGGRSPAVASGHRPGAAGRRESQKERKSLAVSSAQQPDSPGGPQPPGQKRTPRRGEQQGWNDNRGTDVVLDRAERRSYREYRPYDTERQAESTAEKFTDEKPVDRFDRDRPLRGRGGPRGGLRNRGRGGPGNRAFDSFDQRGKRDFERYGSSDKANRMEDSMGGCGVRTWGSGKDTSDTEPPAPMEETSMMEECQGVLDEESASKVPELEVEEENQVQEMTLDEWKNLQEQTRPKPEFNIRKPESTVPSKAVVIHKSRYRDDMVKDDYEDESHVFRKAANDITSQLEINFGNLPRPGRGARGSTRGGRGRIRRTENYGPRAEVVTQDVAPNPDDPEDFPALA; from the exons ATGAAGGGGGCCCTGGGGAGCCCGGTAGCCGCCGCGGGCGCCGCGATGCAGGAGACGTTCGGCTGCGTCGTGGCCAACCgcttccatcagctgctggacgACGAGTCGGACCCGTTCGACATCCTGCGGGAGGCCGAGCACCGGcgccagcagcagctgcagcgcAAGCGTCGCGATGAGGCGGCGGCGGCCAGCGGGGCTGGGCACCGtggcggcaggagccctgccgtggcctcaggacacaggcccgGCGCGGCCGGCCGCAGGGAGTCGCAGAAGGAGCGCAAGAGCCTCGCGGTGTCCAGCGCACAGCAGCCAGACAGCCCCGGAGGCCCTCAGCCGCCAG GCCAGAAGCGGACTCCTAGAAGAGGGGAGCAGCAAGGATGGAATGACAACAGGGGGACAGACGTGGTGCTTGATAGAGCAGAGCGAAGGTCCTACAGGGAATACCGGCCCTACGACACTGAGAGACAGGCCGAGTCGACAGCGGAGAAGTTTACTGACGAAAA ACCAGTTGACAGGTTTGATCGAGACAGACCACTGAGAGGACGTGGAGGCCCCAGAGGAGGCCTGAGGAACAGAGGCCGAGGTGGTCCTGGGAACAGAGCCTTTGACTCCTTTGATCAAAGAGGGAAACGAGATTTTGAAAGATATGGTAGCAGTGATAA AGCAAACAGAATGGAGGACAGTATGGGTGGCTGTGGCGTTCGCACCTGGGGATCAGGTAAAGACACTAG TGACACGGAGCCTCCTGCACCCATGGAAGAGACCTCGATGATGGAGGAGTGCCAGGGCGTCCTGGACGAGGAGTCTGCATCCAA AGTCCCTGAGttggaggtggaagaggaaaatCAAGTCCAAGAGATGACCTTAGATGAGTGGAAAAACCTTCAAGAACAAACCAGACCAAAGCCTGAGTTCAATATCCGGAAGCCAGAGTCCACAGTTCCTTCCAAGGCAGTGGTGATTCACAAGTCCAGATACAGAGATGAT ATGGTGAAGGATGACTATGAAGATGAGTCTCATGTCTTCCGGAAAGCTGCCAATGATATCACCTCCCAGCTGGAGATTAACTTTGGTAACCTCCCTCGCCCTGGACGGGGAGCCAGAGGCAGCACCCGGGGAGGCCGAGGAAGAATCAGAAGAACAGAGAACTATGGCCCCCGAGCAGAAGTGGTG ACCCAAGATGTTGCTCCCAACCCGGATGACCCTGAGGACTTCCCCGCCCTGGCCTAA